The genomic interval GCGAGCGGGTGGGTCGCCCAGGGTCCAAGAGTCGCGCAGTTCGAGCAGGAATTCGCCGCAGCCATGCAAGCGCCGTTCGCGGTCGCCACGACGAGTTGCACGACGGCCCTCCATCTCGCACTCATCGTCGCGGGTGTCGGCCCCGGCGATGATGTGGTCGTCCCCTCCTTCTCGTTCATCGCCACCACGAACGCCGTTCGGTATGTCGGCGCGAACCCCGTCTTCGCAGACGTGGACCCGGTCACGGGCAATCTGACCGGAGACACCGTCGCGGCGGCACTCACGCCTGTGACCCGCGCGGTCATCGCGGTCGATCAAGGAGGGGTGCCGGTGGATCTCGACGACATCAGGCACCTCGCGGATCCGCTGTCGATCGTCGTGATCGAGGATGCTGCGTGCGGTGCCGGGTCGACCTACAAGGGGCGGCCCGTCGGGGCAGGCGCGGAGATCTCCGCGTGGTCGTTCCACCCGCGAAAGCTGCTCACAACCGGCGAGGGCGGCATGATCACGACGACCCGCCACGACTGGGCCACGCGTGCGCGCCATCTTCGTGAGCACGCGATGAGCGTCTCGGCAGCCGATCGCCACGGCTCGGTTCTGCCACCTGCCGA from Microbacterium pumilum carries:
- a CDS encoding DegT/DnrJ/EryC1/StrS family aminotransferase codes for the protein MAERINVMVPWLGQEEADAVAEVIASGWVAQGPRVAQFEQEFAAAMQAPFAVATTSCTTALHLALIVAGVGPGDDVVVPSFSFIATTNAVRYVGANPVFADVDPVTGNLTGDTVAAALTPVTRAVIAVDQGGVPVDLDDIRHLADPLSIVVIEDAACGAGSTYKGRPVGAGAEISAWSFHPRKLLTTGEGGMITTTRHDWATRARHLREHAMSVSAADRHGSVLPPAEEYTEVGYNFRMTDLQAAVGLVQLGRLPEIVARRREIASTYRAAIETIPGLRPVTDPAYGTANYQSFWVEVLDDYPTDREGLLEALANAEISARRGIMATHRQPPYRDLTPQTGLPVTERLNDRTLILPVFHTLTPADQERVITVLRQQGTVA